A genomic stretch from Flavobacterium sp. KS-LB2 includes:
- a CDS encoding SixA phosphatase family protein produces MKKYLVLIALFVIQISFGQQITTTYYFIRHAEKVDNSQNPDLSAIGLERAKLWNEIFSEIDFDLIYSTDYNRTKQTATPTSTAKKISIELYNPKTIAIDSFKKETLGKKVLIVGHSNTTPNFVNQIINQKIYADIEDTTFGNLYIVTIIGNTITHQLLKLP; encoded by the coding sequence ATGAAAAAGTATCTAGTACTAATCGCTTTATTTGTGATACAAATTAGTTTTGGTCAACAAATCACAACTACTTATTATTTCATACGCCACGCTGAAAAAGTTGATAATTCTCAAAATCCAGATTTATCAGCAATTGGTCTTGAACGAGCGAAACTTTGGAATGAAATATTCTCCGAAATAGATTTCGATCTAATTTATTCGACTGATTACAATAGAACAAAACAAACCGCAACTCCCACTTCAACAGCTAAAAAAATTAGTATTGAACTTTACAATCCTAAAACGATAGCCATTGATTCGTTTAAAAAAGAAACACTTGGGAAAAAAGTTTTGATTGTGGGGCATAGCAACACAACACCTAATTTCGTAAATCAGATTATCAACCAAAAGATATATGCAGATATTGAAGATACTACTTTTGGTAATCTTTATATAGTGACAATAATTGGCAATACTATCACACATCAACTGCTGAAATTGCCATAA
- a CDS encoding VF530 family protein gives MENSKSKDPLHGITLQKIVEQLVDYYGFDTLGELVKIKCFTDNPSVKSSLTFLRKTEWARKQVEDLYIKSIAKLPK, from the coding sequence ATGGAAAACTCAAAATCGAAAGACCCGCTTCACGGAATTACGCTTCAAAAAATCGTAGAACAATTAGTTGATTATTATGGTTTCGATACTCTTGGAGAATTAGTGAAAATTAAATGTTTTACAGATAATCCAAGTGTGAAATCCAGTTTGACTTTTTTAAGAAAAACAGAATGGGCAAGAAAGCAAGTAGAAGATTTGTACATAAAATCAATCGCTAAATTACCCAAATAG